TATTTATCAACTGACCAGCGGGCCGAAACTGTATGAGGGCGACCGGAAGGAAGAACGCGCCTGCCGGCTCTGCCACGGTACGCCTGAGGGCTGTGACGCCTGCGGATACGACGGCAAGGTCAATGTCATCGTGCCCGGCCCGAATCACCGGACCACTGTTTATGGCGAGGTTTTTGAGCAGAATGTCCGCTATCCGTCACGGGAAGACGGCGCAATCTATGACGATGGTCAGGCGTTCCGCACGGGCGGCGCCCTGCAGCAGGCTACCGCCGGCGCCATCGGCGACGCCAAGGTGGTTTTCACCGGTTCATCCGGCGAGCGCATTGAAAAGATCACGCCATTCACCGGCAAGTTCAGCCTGAAATTGTTGGCCGGTACATATAAAGTGACGGT
This window of the Planctomycetota bacterium genome carries:
- a CDS encoding carboxypeptidase regulatory-like domain-containing protein, coding for MHPLIKRYMLFSLAGAAAIILFYGIYQLTSGPKLYEGDRKEERACRLCHGTPEGCDACGYDGKVNVIVPGPNHRTTVYGEVFEQNVRYPSREDGAIYDDGQAFRTGGALQQATAGAIGDAKVVFTGSSGERIEKITPFTGKFSLKLLAGTYKVTVEKSGFQQYEKELVVPLATAEIWQEEIPEVIVEQVLSDDPTRQNQGVPDVLSIEIGMAR